The genome window CTAACCACCCCTGGCGGAGGTGGGAGCCTCAACTTCATCACAACAGTTACCTGGAACGTGCCTGCCGATGAGAAAAGCGGAAGTATTCACGTTGGTAGAAACCGGAAGTATTCATGTTGGCTTGACAGGCCCGTCGGAAGGTTGGCATTCTCCCGGCTCTCATGCTAGAATAACCCGGTTCCCCGACCGCGGAGAGGTGCTGGAGTGGTCGATCAGGAACGCCTGCTAAGCGTTTGCCCTGGCTCAAACCGGGGCCGCGGGTTCGAATCCCGCCCTCTCCGCCATTCCCCCTTCCTCCCGTTCCGGGCCGCCGTTTAACCCCGCCCGAAGCGGCTTGACTTTGGCCCCCCGTTCCCCTAGATTTGAGGACGAATGTCCCTGTTCTTCGATGCTCTCCGGCCCGCCCCCGGCATTCCCGACGGAGACAGAAAGGCACAACTCATGACCATGAACCGCCGTTTTCCGGCCCCGCCGCTCGTCGTCCTCGCCCTGGGCCTTGCCGTTCTCGGCGCCGCCTGCGCGGCAAAGCCCCAGGGCCCGTCCTACGAGACCCTCAAGGCGGCCTTCGCCGATCCGCCCGCCGAATATCGCAGCGCCCCGCTCTGGGTCTGGAACGGCGTCATGACCCGGGAGGAGATCACGCGCCAGCTCGAGGGCTTCAAGGCCCGGGGCATCGGCGGCGCCTTCATCCACCCGCGGCCCGGCCTGATCACGACCTATCTCTCCGACGAATGGTTCTCGCTCTGCGCTTTCGCCGTCGAGGAGGGCAAGCGCCTTGGCCTGAAGATCTGGATCTACGACGAGAATTCCTATCCCTCGGGCTTCGCCGGCGGCCACGTGCCCGCGGCCATGCCCGACGCCGCCCGCTCCGGCCTGAGGATGCGGACCTTCGACGGGCCGCCCCGGAAGCTCGATCAGGCGCCGCTGGTCGTCCTGCGCCAGACCCTGACGGGCCTCGAGGACGTCAGCGGCAGGGCCTTCCCGCCGGGCGACGCCGCCAAGTACTTCGTCTTCGACGTCGTCCGCGCCGACCCGTCTCCGTGGCACGGCGGCTTCACCTACGTCGACATCCTGCGAAAGGACGTCACCGAGAAGTTCCTCGACCTGACCCTCAACGGCTACAAGCGGGTCATCGGCAAGGAGTTCGGGCTGACCGTGCCCGGCGTCTTCCAGGACGAGGCCGAGATCGGCCCGGCCGGCGGCAGCGGGGCCGTCAACTTCACGCCGGCCCTGTTCCAGACGTTCCTGACGCGCTGGGGCTACGACCTCCGCCCGAACCTGGTCTCGCTCTTCGAGCGGTCCGGGAACTGGAGGCGCGTCCGGCATGATTTCTACGCCACGCTCCTCGACCTCTTCCTGGAGAACTGGGCCAAGACGTACTACGCCTACGCCACGGCCAACAAGCTCGTCTTCACCGGGCATTACTGGGAGCACGAGTGGCCGCGGCCGCGCGTCTCGCCGGACAACCTGGCCATGGCCGCCTACGCCCACATGCCCGGCATCGACGTCCTGATGAACGAATACTCGGCCGCCGTGGGCGCCCAATTCGGCAACGCCCGGGCCGTCCGCGAGATCCGCAGCTCGGCCAACCAGCGCGGCCGCGAGCGGACCATGTCCGAGACTTACGGAGCCAGCGGCTGGGACCTGACCTTCGCCGACCAGAAGAGGATCGGCGACTGGGAGTACGCCCTTGGAGTCAACTTCCTCAACCAGCACCTGTCCTACGCCACGATCGTGGGGGCCCGCAAGCGCGACCACCCGCTCTCGTTCTCCGATCACGAGCCCTGGTGGGAGCAATACAACACCCTGGCCGACTATTTCGGCCGGCTGTCCGTGGCCATGAGCCTGGGCCAGCAGGTCAACAGGATCGCGGTCATCGAGCCGACGACGACGGCCTGGATGCTCTATTCGCCGGCCGCCGAATCGCCCGATCTCAAGGCCGTCGGGGACGATTTCCAGGCCTTCGTCCATCTCCTCGAGTCCGAGCACGTCGAGTACGACCTGGTCAGCGAGAAGACGCTCGAGGAGTTCGGCGCGACGGCCCACAAGCGTCTGGTGGTCGGGGCCCGGTCCTACAGCCTGGTCATCCTGCCCCCGGGCCTGCGCAACCTCGAGAACACGACCGTCGGCCTGCTTCGCGATTACCTCATCCGCGACGGCCAGATCCTGTCCTGGGTCGCGCCGCCCGACTACGTCGACGGCCTGGCGACCGAGGACCTGCGCGATCTCCAGGCCTCGTTCGGCGACCGCTGGCGCGACATCGGCCCTGGCGGAGGGTTCGACCGGCTCCGCGAGATGAGCCCGCCCGCCATAGCCTTCAAGGGCCTCCCGGCGGGGATCAGGCTCTTCCACCAGCGCCGCGAGTTCGCCGGCGGCCGGCTGGTCTTCCTGGCCAACACGGAGCCGGAGGCCGCCGCGGCCGGGACCATGACCTTGGCCGGCGGCTCGGTCGAGACGTGGGACCCGTTCTCCGGAAAGGCCGAGCCCTATCCCTTCGAACGCCGCGGCGGCAAGGTCGAAGCCTCGTTCTCCCTGCCGCCGGCGGGGAGCCTCCTTCTCTGCGTCAGGGACGAACGGGCCAAGCCGCCTGCCGCCCGGCCGGCCCCCGCTTGGGAAGACCTCCCCGCCGAGGGCCCTCTGGCCGTGCAGGCGCTGTCGCCGAACGTCCTGACCCTCGACTACTGCGACCTCACCGTGGCCGGCAAGACCGAGAAGGACCTCTATTTCTATGACGCCCAGAAGAAGGCCTTCCAGGCCCACGGCCTCGACCGCGATCCCTGGGACAGCGCCGTCCAGTACAAGACGAACATCGTTGACCGCGACAGGTTCCCGGCCGGCTCGGGCTTCGAGGCGGCGTTCTGGTTCCGGGCCGTCAAGGATGACGCCACGGACTTCGCCGACCTCGAGGCCGTCGTCGAGGAGCAGCATCCGGGCCTCTTCCGCGTCTTCATCAACGACAAGGAGGTCCAGGCCGCGCCGGGGAAGTGGTGGCTCGACCGGGCTTTCGCCGTCTTCCCCGTCGGCGCCCACGTGGTCTCGGGGAAGAACAAGATCACCATCAAGTCGCGCCCCTTCACGATCCACAGCGAGCTCGAGCCGGTCTACCTGCTCGGCGGCTTCCGCCTGGCGGCCGCGGCCCGGGGCTTCGAGATGCGGCCGGCCGCGCCGCTCGCGGCCGGGGCCTGGAACGCCCAGGGCTGGCCGTTCTACGGAGCGGGGGTCCGCTACGCCAGGACCTTCGACGTCCCGCAGGCGGCGCCCGGGACCGCCTACCGGCTTCGCCTCGGCGCCTGGCTCGGCGCCACCGCCGAGGTCTATGTCGGCGGAAAGAGGGCCGGCACGGCCGCGTTCCCGCCCTGCGAAGTCGACTTGACGGACGCCCTGGCCCCCGGCCGGAACGAGGTTTCCGTGGTCGTCTACGGCACGCTCCGGAACACCCTGGGCCCGTTCCATAACGACCCGCCGCTCGGCCGGGCCTGGCCCGGCTCCTTCCAGCAGGGAGCCAAGGGCGGGCTTCCCCCGGGCTCCGGATATTCCTCGGTCGGCTACGGCCTCTTCGACGATTTCATGATCATGAAAGGCACGAGATGAACCACGCCGTCGGCTTCGACAACGCTTCCTACCTCGAGAAGCAGCAGAAGGCCATCCTCGAACGGATGGCCCGGTTCCCGAACAAGCTCTACCTGGAGTTCGGCGGCAAGCTCTTCTTCGACTACCACGCGGCCCGGGTCCTGCCCGGCTACGACCCCAACGTCAAGATGAAGCTGCTTCAGGAACTGCGGAGCCAGGCCGACGTCCTGCTCTGCATCTTCGCCGGTGACATCGAACGGAAGAAGATGCGGGCCGACTTCGGCCACACCTACGATGTCGACGCCATGAAGCTCATCGACGACCTGCGCGAGTGGGGCATCGGGATCCGGGCCGTGGTCATCACCCGGTTCGACAACCAGCCCTCGGCCCGGGTCTTCAAGAACAAGCTCGAGCGCCAGGGCATCCGCGTCTACACCCATCGCTTCACCAAGGGCTATCCGACCGACGTCGACGTCATTGTCAGCGACGAGGGCTACGGCGCGAACGACTACATCGAGACCGAGCGGCCGCTGGTCATCGTCACGGGGCCGGGCCCCGGCAGCGGCAAGCTGGCTACCTGCCTGTCCCAGCTGTACCACGAGTACCGGCGCGGCCTGGCCTCTGGCTACGCCAAGTTCGAAACCTTCCCCATCTGGAACCTGCCCCTCAAGCATCCCGTCAACGTCGCCTACGAGGCGGCCACGGCCGACCTCTGCGACTTCAACCTGGTCGACCCCTTCCACCTCGAGGCCTACAGCGCCGTCGCCGTCAACTACAACCGCGACGTCGAGGTCTTTCCCGTCCTCAAGCGCATCCTGGAGAAGATCACCGGCGGCCCGTCCTTCTACAAGTCGCCGACCGACATGGGCTGCAATGCCGCCGGCTTCGGCATCACCGACGACGCCGTCGTCCGCGAGGCGGCCAAGCAGGAGCTCATCCGGCGCTACTTCCGCTACTCCTGCGAGTACGCCCTGGGCTTCGTCGAGAAGGAGACCGTCCAGCGGGCAGAGCTGCTGATGAAGGAGCTGGCGGTCAGGGTCGAGGACAGGCCGGTCGTCGTCGCCGCCAGGAGGGCGGCCGAGGAGGCCAGGACCACGGGCAAGGGCAACAAGGGCGTCTTCGTCGGCGCGGCCATGGAGCTCGGGGACGGCGCGATCGTCACCGGCAAGAACTCGCCGCTCATGCACGCCGCCTCGGCCCTCGTCCTCAACGCCGTCAAGGCCCTGGCCGGGATCCCGGACCAGATCCCGCTGCTCTCGCCGAACATCATCGAATCCGTGGCCGCGCTCAAGAGCAGCGTCTTCGGGGCCAAGAGCGTCAGCCTCGACCTGTCCGAGGTCCTGACCTGCCTGGCCATCAACGCGGCCACCAATCCCATGGCCCACCTGGCCCTGGAGAAGATGAAGGAGCTGCGGGACTCGGAGGTCCACATCACGCATATCCCGACCCCGGGGGACGACGCGGGGCTGCGGCGGTTCGGCATCAACCTGACGACCGACCCCAACTTCGCCAGCAATCGTCTCCTGATGACCTGAGGGAGGCGCGGATGCCGGACGTGAAGACCATGACGAGAACCTTCAAGAAGCGCCATCCCCTGCGGAGCGCCGCGCTCTTTCTCGGCCTCGTCGGCCTGGCCTACGCGCTCTCTTCGGCCGGGCTGGCCCTGGCCGGGGACGTGCCGGACGCGCCGATCATAGCCGGGATCGGCGCCGACAACTACTACGCCTGGCAGATACTGTTCGTCCTGCCGCTCTTCTACGCGGCCTGGATCCTGGCCTCCGGCGTGCTGCTGGCCCTCGGGACCAAGGGCTGCCACCGGAGCGACGTCCTGGTCCGGGCCTCCCGGGCCATGGGCTGGCCGCTCCTCCTGGCCTGGGCGCCTGCTGCGGTCCAGGCCGGCTTCGCCGTTTTAGGCATGGGCCAGGCCGAGTGGGTGGACATCCTGTCCAAACCCGGCCTGCCGCAAACGCTTTTCCTGGCCGTCTACGCGGCGGCCGGGCTGTTCGCCGCCTGGAGGTTCATCCGGGCGGCCCGGACCATCCACAAGAAATCCTGGCCGGCGGCGGTGGCCACCGGGCTCGCGGCCTCGGTCGTGGTCATCGGCATCTTTGTCCTGTTCGTCCGCTGATCCGGCGGCGGGGACGGAGGAAGAGATGGAAAAGAGCGGATCACGGCGCGGGGATCCCGTCATCCGGGAGTTCCGGATCGGGGACTACGACCGCGTCATGGAACTCTGGAGGCAGGGCGGCCTGCCGCTGAAGCCCCAGGGGCGCGACAGCCGGGACGAGATCGCCGTCCAGATCGGCCTGGCCAACGTCCGGTTCCTGGTGGCCGAGGAGGCCGGGGGCGGGCCCGTGGTCGGCACCGTGCTGGCCACGCACGACGGCCGCAAGGGCTGGATCAACCGGGTGGCCGTGGACGCCTCGCGGCGGCGGCAGGGGATAGGCGCCCGGCTCGTCCGGGCGGCCGAGGACTGGCTCGAGGCCCAGGGCCTGGGCATCCTGGCCTGCCTCATCGAGGAGGACAACGCCGTCTCGATGGCCGTGTTCGAGGCGTTCGGCTACACGAAGCGTCCCGACGTCGTCTACTTCACCAAGCGCAAGTTCCCCGGCGTCTAGCCGAGCCGGGGAGAGGGATCCGTCGAAGAACCCGCGAGAGGGACCCTGAAAAAGGGACAAGGGACTTTGATTTTAAGAAGAAATACTATAAAATGACTCGGAATTGATATAACCGAGGAGTTGATGATGAAACCCCGAGAGATCCTTCCCGGCGTCCATTATGTCGGCGCGCCCGATTTCGACCGGCGGCTTTTCGACGGCCTTATCCCCCTGCCCGACGGGACGAGCTACAATTCCTACCTCGTCCGGGGCCGGGACAAGACCGTCCTCATGGACGCGGTCGATCCGGCCAAGCTCCATGTCCTCGAGGCCTATCTCGAGGACGTCCCCAAGATCGACTACATCGTCTCCAACCACACCGAGCAGGACCACTCCGGCGGCATTCCCCGGGTCCTCGAGCGCTATCCCGGCGCCCAGGTCCTGGCGTCCGAGCCGGCCAGGGCCATGCTGGCCGACCACCTGGGTCTCGACCCGGCCCTGATCCGCGCCGTGGCCGACGGCGAGCGGCTCGATCTTGGCGGCAAGACCCTGCGCTTCATTTACACGCCGTGGGTCCACTGGCCCGAAACGATGTCGACCTGGCTCGAGGAGGACCGGGTCCTCTTCAGCTGCGACTGGTTCGGCTCCCACATCGCCCGGACCGATCTCTCCGTGGATGGGGCCGAGGCCGTCCTGGCCGAGGCCAAGCGCTACTACGCCGAGATCATGATGCCGTTCCGCAAGATCGTCCAAAAGAACCTGGACAAGATCAAGGGCCTCGACATCGCGTTGATCGCCCCGAGCCACGGCCCCGTCCATCGCGATCCCGCCTCCATCATCGCGGCCTATCGCGACTGGACCGACGACAAGCCCCACAACAGCGTCGTCATCCCCTGGACGACCATGCACGGCTCGACCGGCATCATGGTCGAGCGGCTGGTCGCCGCCCTGGTCGAGCGGGGGATCGCAGTCCATCCTTTCGACATGGCCACGGCCGACATCGGCCAGCTGGCCATGGCCCTGGTCGACGCGGCCACGATCGTCGTGGCCGCCCCGACCATGCACGTCGGTCCGCACCCGGTCGTCTTCAACGCCGTCATCCTGGCCAACGTCCTGCGGCCGAAGGTGCGGTTCGCCTCGATCATCGGAAGTTACGGCTGGGCCGGCCGCATGGTCGACTTGGTCAAGGGGGCCATGCCCAATCTCAAGGTCGAGATCCTCCCCCCGGTCATCGCCAGGGGGCTGCCGAAGCCGGCTGACGAGGAGGCACTCGACGCCCTGGCGGCGGTCATCGCCGCCAAGCACAGGGAGGCGGGCCTATTCTAGGCGGGCCGGGCCGGCGCCGCCTTCCAGTCCTTGGCTTCCTTGGGCCAGGCCTGGAGGAAGGCGGGATCGACCCGGAAAAGATAGCCGAGCCCCGGGCTCTTGACCGTGACCGCCTTCCCGGCCGTGTCCTCGCTGCCGACCAGCAGGACGGTCTCCTTCTCCTTGCCCTGATAATCCCTGGTCCGGATGCGGATCTCGGCGCCGGGTTCGAGCCCGTAGGAGGCCGGCGGGCCGGGTGCGTCGATGAACGAGGCGGCTTCGAGCCCCTCGATCTTGCGGAGGAATTCCTCGATCCTGGTCCGGTCGGCTTCTTCCCTGGCCGGTCCTTCGAGCACCCACTTGTCCGCGTTGCCGGCCGTCTCCTTGACCGCCGCGATCTCGACGCCGCCGCGCTTCAGGGAGACCCGGTCCGCGTCCCAGGAATAGAAGTCGGCGACCTTCTTTTCCCTGAGCTCGTCGACCTTGCGGTCGAGGTCGGCCAGGAGCGTGCCTTCGAAGGTGACGATCTTGGTCGATTGCGAGGTCGTGGCGTAGAAGTTTTCGCCGGCCTTGTGCAGGGCGAAGACGATCTCCTGGTTCGAGGCCGGCAGGGACAAGGCGACCTCGTATTCGGGATTGTCCAGGCCGAATTCCTTGAGACCGGCCGGCGTCCTGGCCTCGGCGACGAAGGCCTTGGCCCGGAGTCCAGACAGGGAATCCAGGAGCGAATCCAGCTTGCCCCTGGCGGCCAGGGAGGCGACCGGGCTCTTCAGGGACCAGCCGGCCTCTTCGCGGACCGCCCGCCAGGCGACGTCCCCGGCCTTGACCCGGATGGCCTTGACCTCGGCCGCCGCGAACCTGAAGACGTCCTTCAGGCGAAAATCGAAGACCTTCTTGTCGAGCGCCGCCTTGAGCGACGACGAGATCAGGACGACCCGCGGATCATCGGCCCGCTTGGCGAAGAGCGTCTGGTCGAGCGGGTTCTCCATGCCGACAAGGAGCTTGACCGGCGCCTCCCGGCCCTTGACCCAGAGCGAGACCTCGGTCCTTGGGATCTCGTAGGCCGAGAGGTCCCCGGCCTCCTTCTCGACCACCCGCTCGATGCGGAGCGAGGCCAGCGGATCGACCAGGCCGTTGACCTCGGCGTCGTCGGCGGCCGCCTGAAGGGGCGCGGTCATCCGCCAGGGCCCGCCTTCGTCGCGCTCGAAGGCGATCGTCTCGCCGCCGCGGACCAGGGCGGTCTTGCGGACGTCGGCGGCCTTCAGGTCGATCAGGGTGTTGGTCTTCTCCTGGGCCGCTTTCGTCCGGGCCCCCCGCGAGTCGAAATAAAGCACGACGGCCAGCAGGCCGAGGCCGGCGGCGAGGAGGATCAGGGTCGTCCGGAATTTCACAGCGACCTCCTCCGGACCCAGACGGAGATGCCCAGGAGCAGGACGACGAGCGGCAGGATGACGATGCTGACCAGGAAGATCAGCCGGCCCTGCGAGGGCGTCAGCTGGATCGTCCGCGGCGTCTGGGTCTTGGGCTGGATGGCGATCAGGTCGGCTTCCTCCGTCAGCCAGTTGGCCGCGTTGAGGAAGAAGTTGCCGTTGCCGCTCATCCCGTAATAGCCGTTCTTGGCGAAGTCCGAATCGCCCATGACGACCAGGCGGGCCTCCGTCTCTTTCCCCCCGGGCTTGACGGCCGGGGCGGGCTGGCCGGGCTTGGCTTCCGGCGCGGCGGCCGGCGCGGCCGGGAACTTATAGGTCCCGGCCAGGGCCACGTTGATCGGCCCGGGCCGGTCCTTGCCGGCCGCGTAAGCGATGTCGTCGAGGGTCATCTTCGGCTTGAGAAGGAAATCGATCTTGGCGTAGGCGTTCTGGCTGGTCTTGGCCAGGACCGTCAGGGCCGCCCCGTCGGGTTTCGTTTCGGCGGCGTCGACGGACCGGGCCAGCGGCAGGAATATCGGATAGGGGAACTTGGCCGTGATCGGGTGGGAGGCGTCGTATTCGCTGACGATGGGGATGAAATAGTCTCCGCCGAGGAGCCGGGAGACCTTGTCCACGACGACGTCGTTCTCGAGCTTGACGCCGTAGTCGGCGAGGAAGATCGGCAGGAGCGTCGCGGTCTCCGGGTCGACCAGGACCAGGGCCCGGCCGCCGTTCCGGAGATAGGTCCGGATGGTCTCGTACTCGTTCGGCAGGAGGTCCTTCTGGGGGCCGGCGACGACGAGCAGGGCGCAATCGGCGGGGAAGCGGTCGGCCAGGGCCAGGGCCTGCTTCCTGACCTCATAGCCGAGTTTCTCCAGCTCGGCCTTGGCCGTCGAGAAGCCGCCCTCGTCGGTGGCCTCGATCGAGCCCTCGCCGTGGCCTTCGAGGAAGTAGATGACCTTCTTCTGGGCCCGGGTGGCCTTGATCAGGGCGTTGGTCACGTCCTCCTCGGAGGTCGTGGTGACGCGGCCCTCCTTGTTCCCGGCCTCGAGGACTGTCGTCCCGTCCTGCGTGACGCCGTAGCGCTTGACCAGGGCGGGATTCTTGTCGGGGTCGATGAACTCGTAGCGGACACGCGGCGAGTGGTAGGCGTAGATCTTGAGCAGGTCCTCCATGGCCGCCCGGTCGTAGTTGCCGACGCGGAAGAAGCACTTGAACGAGATGTCGGTCTTGAGGCCCTTGAGCACGGCGATCGACTGGCCGGACAGGCTGTGGACCTTGGCCTTGGTGAAGTCCCAGCGGTGGTTGTGCTTGGCCAGGAAGTAGTTGGCCAGGCCGAGGATGGCCAGGACGAGCAGGACGACGAGGATCATGTTGCCCGAGTAGAGCAGGGACTTGCGCGAGAGCTTCGGGCCGAGCGCGGCCCGATTAAGGTAGACGTAGAGGGCCAGGGCGACGAGGCCGAGGGCGGCGACCGCCAGGGCGATCGCCTTCTTCTGCGGCCAGACGATCCAGCCGATGAGGCCGGCGGCGACAAGCACGCCGGCGACGGTGTTGAGAGATCTCTTCAGCGCGTCCATGGCTTACCTCCAGCGCCTCGATTGGATGGCCGAGTGGGCGAGGAAGAGCCCGAAGAAGGAGAAGGACGCGTAGTAGACGAGGTCCTTGGTGTCCACGATGCCCCGGGTCATGTCCTCGAAGTGCTCGGAGAACGAGATGTAGGAGACGACCGACCGCCAGCCGCCGCCGCCCGACGAGGTGACCCAGTTCAGGACCAGGAGCAGGAACAGCGTCACGATCGTAAGGAACGCGGCCACGATCTGGTTTTCGGTGAGCGACGAGAAGAACAGGCCGATGGCCAGGAACAGCGCCCCGAGCAGGAACAGGCCGAGATAGCCGGTCAGCCAGGGGGCCAGCTCGGGATTGCCGTAGACGAAGGCGAAGACGGAGAGCAGGGCGGTCAGCCCGAGCATGAGGGCCCACATGATCAACGCGGCCAGGTACTTGCCCAGGACGATCTCGCCGACCGACAGGGGCGAGGTGAAGAGCAGCTCGTCCGTGCCGGTCTTCTTCTCCTCGGCCAGCAGGCGCATGGTCAGGAGCGGGGCGACGAAGACGAGGAGGATGGTCATGTTGTGGAACAGCGGCGAGAAGACCATCTCGTTGATGTTGACCTGCTGGGCGTAGTAGGGGTTCTGGGCCATCTGCATCGCCGCCGAGTTGAACCAGGTGATCAGGCTGTAATAGAAATAGCCCACCAGCAGCAGGAAGCCGGAGATGACGACGTAGGCCACGGGCGAGCTGAAGTAGGCCCGCAGCTCCTTCCTGACGAGCGATCCGATGTTCTTCATTGCTCGAGCCCTCCCGCGACGATCTTCATGTAGAGGTCCTCGATGCCGGCCACCGAGCGCATCTCCTTGATCCCCAGCCCTTTATCGAGGGCCAGGCGGGCTACGTCGTCGCGCAGGTCGCGGCCGCGGCCCCACTCGATCCGGATCTCGTCGCCTTCGATCGCGACCCGGTCGACGCCGGGCAGGCCGCGGAACAGGGCCGCTTCCTCGGCCCCGCCGCGGCGGAGCCGGACGAGGACGCCGTCGCTCTTCTCGAAGGAGGCGGCCAGCTCCTCGAGCGAGCCCGAGGCCATCAGCCGGCCCTGGTCGATGATGACGACGCCGTCGCAGACCTGGGTGACCTCGGGCAGGATGTGGGTCGACAGGAGGATCGTGTGCTCGCCCCGCAGGCCGCGGATGAGCTCGCGGATCTCCCGGATCTGGGCCGGATCGAGGCCGATCGTCGGCTCGTCGAGGACGAGGACCTGGGGATCGTGGATCATGGCCTGGGCGATGCCGACCCGCTGCTTGTAGCCCCGGGAGATGTTCTTGATCAGCCGGCCGCCGGTGTCCTTCAGGCCGGCCGCTTCGAGGGCCCGGGCGACCGCGGCCCTGCGCCCGGCCTTGGGGACCTGCTTGATCTCGGCCACGAAGGCCAGATAGCCGGCGACGGTCATGTCCTGGTAAAGGGGGACGATCTCGGGCAGGTAGCCGATCGACCGCTTGACGTCGTCGGGCTTGTCGAAAACGTCGAACCCGGCCACCGTGGCCCGGCCGGACGTGGCCGGCAGGTAGCCGGTCAGGATGCGCATCGTCGTCGTCTTGCCGGCTCCGTTCGGGCCGAGCAGGCCCCAGATCCGGCCGGCCTCGACCTTGAAAGTCAGGCCGCTGACGGCGACGTGCTCACCGTATCTCTTGGTGAGCTCCCGGACTTCGATCATGTTTGCCTCCGCTATAAGGTTTTATAACCTCCAACGGGCGGGAGGGGTTGCGTCACATGCGTTCCGGCTCCGGGATGCCCATGAGCCCCAGGGCGGAGCGGAGCTGCTCCCTGGCCGCCTTCAGGACGAGCAGGCGGAACGACCTGATCTCGAGGTTCCCTTCGGCCAGAACGGGGTATTTGTGATAGTAGCCGTTTAGCTTCTGGCAGAGGAGGAAGGCGAACTTGGCCAGATGGGCGAACTCCAGGGCGGCGACGGAGCGGAGGACCTCCTCCTCGAGCGAGGCGGCCGTCAGGATGAGGTCCCAGAAATCGGCCGACTCGGCCTCGGACAGGCCGGCCGGGATGAGCGGCGCGCCCACGGGCGGGACGATGTCGGCCTGGCCGACGCCGAAGCGCTCCTTGAGCTTGCGGAAGATGCCGGCGAGCCGGACGGCCGTGTATTGGAGGTAGGGACCGGTCTCGCCCTCGAAGCTCAGCGCCTCCTCGAAATCGAAGATTATGAGCGAGTTGCGGGCGTACTTGAGCATGAAATAGCGCAGGGCCCCCGTGGCGATGTCCCTGGCGGCCTTGCGCCGGTCGGCGTCGGGCCGGTCCGGGTCGCGCTTCTCGATCTCGGCCAGGGCCTTGGCCCCGAGCCGGTCGAGCAGGTCGTCGGCCTTGACCCCGAGGCCCTTGCGGCCC of Acidobacteriota bacterium contains these proteins:
- a CDS encoding glycosyl hydrolase, whose product is MTMNRRFPAPPLVVLALGLAVLGAACAAKPQGPSYETLKAAFADPPAEYRSAPLWVWNGVMTREEITRQLEGFKARGIGGAFIHPRPGLITTYLSDEWFSLCAFAVEEGKRLGLKIWIYDENSYPSGFAGGHVPAAMPDAARSGLRMRTFDGPPRKLDQAPLVVLRQTLTGLEDVSGRAFPPGDAAKYFVFDVVRADPSPWHGGFTYVDILRKDVTEKFLDLTLNGYKRVIGKEFGLTVPGVFQDEAEIGPAGGSGAVNFTPALFQTFLTRWGYDLRPNLVSLFERSGNWRRVRHDFYATLLDLFLENWAKTYYAYATANKLVFTGHYWEHEWPRPRVSPDNLAMAAYAHMPGIDVLMNEYSAAVGAQFGNARAVREIRSSANQRGRERTMSETYGASGWDLTFADQKRIGDWEYALGVNFLNQHLSYATIVGARKRDHPLSFSDHEPWWEQYNTLADYFGRLSVAMSLGQQVNRIAVIEPTTTAWMLYSPAAESPDLKAVGDDFQAFVHLLESEHVEYDLVSEKTLEEFGATAHKRLVVGARSYSLVILPPGLRNLENTTVGLLRDYLIRDGQILSWVAPPDYVDGLATEDLRDLQASFGDRWRDIGPGGGFDRLREMSPPAIAFKGLPAGIRLFHQRREFAGGRLVFLANTEPEAAAAGTMTLAGGSVETWDPFSGKAEPYPFERRGGKVEASFSLPPAGSLLLCVRDERAKPPAARPAPAWEDLPAEGPLAVQALSPNVLTLDYCDLTVAGKTEKDLYFYDAQKKAFQAHGLDRDPWDSAVQYKTNIVDRDRFPAGSGFEAAFWFRAVKDDATDFADLEAVVEEQHPGLFRVFINDKEVQAAPGKWWLDRAFAVFPVGAHVVSGKNKITIKSRPFTIHSELEPVYLLGGFRLAAAARGFEMRPAAPLAAGAWNAQGWPFYGAGVRYARTFDVPQAAPGTAYRLRLGAWLGATAEVYVGGKRAGTAAFPPCEVDLTDALAPGRNEVSVVVYGTLRNTLGPFHNDPPLGRAWPGSFQQGAKGGLPPGSGYSSVGYGLFDDFMIMKGTR
- a CDS encoding DUF1846 domain-containing protein — its product is MNHAVGFDNASYLEKQQKAILERMARFPNKLYLEFGGKLFFDYHAARVLPGYDPNVKMKLLQELRSQADVLLCIFAGDIERKKMRADFGHTYDVDAMKLIDDLREWGIGIRAVVITRFDNQPSARVFKNKLERQGIRVYTHRFTKGYPTDVDVIVSDEGYGANDYIETERPLVIVTGPGPGSGKLATCLSQLYHEYRRGLASGYAKFETFPIWNLPLKHPVNVAYEAATADLCDFNLVDPFHLEAYSAVAVNYNRDVEVFPVLKRILEKITGGPSFYKSPTDMGCNAAGFGITDDAVVREAAKQELIRRYFRYSCEYALGFVEKETVQRAELLMKELAVRVEDRPVVVAARRAAEEARTTGKGNKGVFVGAAMELGDGAIVTGKNSPLMHAASALVLNAVKALAGIPDQIPLLSPNIIESVAALKSSVFGAKSVSLDLSEVLTCLAINAATNPMAHLALEKMKELRDSEVHITHIPTPGDDAGLRRFGINLTTDPNFASNRLLMT
- a CDS encoding GNAT family N-acetyltransferase — its product is MEKSGSRRGDPVIREFRIGDYDRVMELWRQGGLPLKPQGRDSRDEIAVQIGLANVRFLVAEEAGGGPVVGTVLATHDGRKGWINRVAVDASRRRQGIGARLVRAAEDWLEAQGLGILACLIEEDNAVSMAVFEAFGYTKRPDVVYFTKRKFPGV
- a CDS encoding FprA family A-type flavoprotein — translated: MKPREILPGVHYVGAPDFDRRLFDGLIPLPDGTSYNSYLVRGRDKTVLMDAVDPAKLHVLEAYLEDVPKIDYIVSNHTEQDHSGGIPRVLERYPGAQVLASEPARAMLADHLGLDPALIRAVADGERLDLGGKTLRFIYTPWVHWPETMSTWLEEDRVLFSCDWFGSHIARTDLSVDGAEAVLAEAKRYYAEIMMPFRKIVQKNLDKIKGLDIALIAPSHGPVHRDPASIIAAYRDWTDDKPHNSVVIPWTTMHGSTGIMVERLVAALVERGIAVHPFDMATADIGQLAMALVDAATIVVAAPTMHVGPHPVVFNAVILANVLRPKVRFASIIGSYGWAGRMVDLVKGAMPNLKVEILPPVIARGLPKPADEEALDALAAVIAAKHREAGLF
- a CDS encoding DUF4340 domain-containing protein, whose protein sequence is MKFRTTLILLAAGLGLLAVVLYFDSRGARTKAAQEKTNTLIDLKAADVRKTALVRGGETIAFERDEGGPWRMTAPLQAAADDAEVNGLVDPLASLRIERVVEKEAGDLSAYEIPRTEVSLWVKGREAPVKLLVGMENPLDQTLFAKRADDPRVVLISSSLKAALDKKVFDFRLKDVFRFAAAEVKAIRVKAGDVAWRAVREEAGWSLKSPVASLAARGKLDSLLDSLSGLRAKAFVAEARTPAGLKEFGLDNPEYEVALSLPASNQEIVFALHKAGENFYATTSQSTKIVTFEGTLLADLDRKVDELREKKVADFYSWDADRVSLKRGGVEIAAVKETAGNADKWVLEGPAREEADRTRIEEFLRKIEGLEAASFIDAPGPPASYGLEPGAEIRIRTRDYQGKEKETVLLVGSEDTAGKAVTVKSPGLGYLFRVDPAFLQAWPKEAKDWKAAPARPA